The DNA segment AGGGGTAGAGGTTAACGATGACCAGCTGGAATGCTTCAACGCCGAGTTCGGCGAGCTGTGCCATGTGGTCGTCTTTACGCGTGTCTGCCAGGATGCCGGCGTGGACACGGGGGTGGAGGGTCTTAACGCGGCCTTCGAGGCACTCAGGGAAGCCAGTCAGTTCGTCGACGGGGGTGACGGGTACACCAGCGTCAGCGATGCGGCTTGCGGTGGAGCCGGTAGAGACAATCTCTACACCGGCCTCATGCAGTCCCTTGGCAAGTTCTTCGAGTCCGGTCTTGTCGTAGACGCTGACCAGAGCGCGCTTGATGGGCTTACGAGAATCAGACACTGATTTCCCTCTTCTACTGTGATTATTGTGTGCGGGTCACGCGGGCTGATGGGCCATTGGTGGCGATATCTGCGATGACGTCACAGAGCAGTCGCCGTTCCACAATTTTGATGCGGTCGTGGAGAGCCTCGACGGTGTCGTCGGGCAGAACGGGAACCGGCTCTTGGGCAAGCAGCGGGCCGGTATCGACACCTTCGTCAACAAGGTGAATAGAGGAACCGGTGTATTTCACACCGTAGGCGAGCGCGTCTTCCACTGCGTGTGCACCTTTAAACGCAGGCAAGAGAGCGGGATGGGTATTGATGAAACGTCCCCCAAATGCACTCAACACGTTCTTTCCGGTGATGCGCATAAAGCCGGCGGAGATAACGAGATCAGGCCGGTAGGCTCTGATGGCGTTAGCAAGTGCGGCATCCCAGTCGTCACGATTGTCATAGTCCGCGAAATTGACGAGGAAGGTGTCCAGCCCTACTGCTGCCGCGCGCTCCAGCCCTGCACAGGGACGATCCGCCCCTACTGCCACGATTTCTGCTGGATATGCTGGGTTGTGGGTAGCCTCCACCACCGAGTTCATGAGGGAACCTACGCCCGAGACGAGAACGACTAGACGAAGTTTGTGGGGAGAGGATGCTGGATCCACGGCAGACACTCCAAAACGCTCACTAAGTGCAATACCTGTAGTGTAGCCCGTTGCCCTCTGTTTTCCCTACCTGAGACGGTTACTGAGCTGCGTCATCGTTCTCAGATGCAGTTTTTTCTGGCTCTGCTGTGGCAACTGGGTCTTCTGTCGCGTTGGTGTCCGCATCGGTCTGCAAATCTGGGGTGACGGGGACGCTGTTCTCGATGCTGTCGTAGGTATCTTCCGTACCTGCGTTATCCTCGGTATTGTCCGCAGTACCATCGGCATCAGATGCTGCCAAGCCTTCCGATTCTGCTGTACCATCATGATCCGCTGCAGCATCTTCCATTGTTGCGTCTTCTACCGCAGCGTCAGTTTTTTCCTCCACTGCGGTGTCCTCGGCAGCAGCAGCCTGTGCGGCGCGTGCCGCCCGGCGTTCCGCTCGGGCAGCTGTCACACTCGCCATCCCTTCCCCACGCTGCAGGAATACCGTCACCGCACCAAGGATGCCTAACCAGGCTGCAAGTACTAGGCCGGTCAGAGCTTCCGACATGCGTACTGAACCCATCACACCAATCTGCCCGCCCGCGAACCATGCACCGACTGCGGAAAAAGCCGCAGTGGTGGGAACGGCGAAGGCGATGGCACGGAGCCTATCCCCTACCGTACGTCCAGGAGTACGACGGGCCACCGCTACTGTCGCAATGATCGGGACAACGAGAAAGATAAGCCACCATGGTTGTGCCTCATGTTGGGGTAATGCTGCAAAAAGGGGGAATGCCGGAAGCTGCTCTAGGTGAGTTGCGTAGAGGCTGGTCTGCGATCCCCCAATCTGGATTCCCCCACCCGCCACGATGATAGCTGCCGCAATCATCATATTCGGCAGATACAGGAGGCTGAAGAGCCCGAACCCGAGGATTCCTGCAGCAGAGTTCCCATAGAGCAGTACTTGGCCAATGAGCTTCCA comes from the Lawsonella clevelandensis genome and includes:
- the purN gene encoding phosphoribosylglycinamide formyltransferase — its product is MDPASSPHKLRLVVLVSGVGSLMNSVVEATHNPAYPAEIVAVGADRPCAGLERAAAVGLDTFLVNFADYDNRDDWDAALANAIRAYRPDLVISAGFMRITGKNVLSAFGGRFINTHPALLPAFKGAHAVEDALAYGVKYTGSSIHLVDEGVDTGPLLAQEPVPVLPDDTVEALHDRIKIVERRLLCDVIADIATNGPSARVTRTQ
- a CDS encoding cell division protein PerM, with product MASKKSGVVRRLRQVRAPVLPGTRKGAVLPAVLPPVALFGTLMVVCGVVVALANMDAVHWWPLTFSLWMTVFHVPFTGIGPTGFVTVLGFLPLVPTLLYIAALAWTARHFTTDDSPADVQLFSVVSIATPLVMSGIGWGSMWGLRHLVFIQPPHPAVMVALVLLTTLVGLVVGLRERVLHLIPYATDSFPTWGTAGFQVAGQFLLTMLTTGAVAGVIALLAHWKLIGQVLLYGNSAAGILGFGLFSLLYLPNMMIAAAIIVAGGGIQIGGSQTSLYATHLEQLPAFPLFAALPQHEAQPWWLIFLVVPIIATVAVARRTPGRTVGDRLRAIAFAVPTTAAFSAVGAWFAGGQIGVMGSVRMSEALTGLVLAAWLGILGAVTVFLQRGEGMASVTAARAERRAARAAQAAAAEDTAVEEKTDAAVEDATMEDAAADHDGTAESEGLAASDADGTADNTEDNAGTEDTYDSIENSVPVTPDLQTDADTNATEDPVATAEPEKTASENDDAAQ